From the genome of Jannaschia sp. S6380:
CCGGAAGAAGGACCGCGACGGCAAGCCGTTCCTGTCGATGGAACTGGTGGTGGCCGGCGAGCGCCTGCGCGAGGACTTCGAGCGCGCGCAGATGGGACCGCGGGTCGGGCAGAACTGGGAGCGGTTCCTGACTGCCGGCGGACGTGGCCAGATTGGGCCGGGGACGAACTGTTCGGGGCCCGAGGACGCCCGGACGCGGGTCTCCGAGGCGTTGCGCGCGCTGGGACCCGGGCTGGCCGATGTCGTCCTGCGGGTCTGCTGCTTTCTGGAGGGTATGGAAACGGCCGAGAAGCGCATGGGGTGGGCCGCCCGGTCCGGCAAGATCGTCCTGCGTATCGCGCTGCAACGCCTCGCCGCGCATTACGACGCGCTGCACCGCTAGGTCGCGAGCGGGGCGTCGCCGGCGCGACGCCCCGTGGATGGTCGCTACATCAGCGTTTCTCGACGTCGACGTAGTCGCGCTGATCCGCGCCGGTATAGAGCTGCCGCGGCCGGCCGATCTTCAGTGCCGGATCCGAGAGCTGTTCCTTCCACTGGGCGACCCAGCCGACCGTCCGCGAAAGCGCGAAGATCGGCGTGAACATCGAGGTCGGGAAGCCCATCGCCTCGAGGATGATGCCGGAATAGAAATCGACATTCGGAAACAGCTTCTTCTCGGCGAAGTACGGATCGTCCAGCGCCTGCTTTTCCAGTTCCTTGGCGACCTGAAGCGTCGGGTTGTCCTCGATTCCCATCAATTCCAGCACCTCGTCGGCGCTTTCCTTCATCACCGTCGCACGCGGATCGAAGTTCTTGTAGACGCGGTGGCCGAACCCCATCAGGCGGAACGGGTCATCCTTGTCCTTGGCGCGCGCGATGAACTCCGGGATCCGGTCGACCGAACCGATCTCGCGCAGCATTTCCAGACAGGCCTGGTTGGCGCCGCCATGCGCCGGCCCCCAGAGGCAGGCGATGCCGGCGGCGATGCAGGCGAACGGGTTCGCGCCGGACGACGACGCCAGACGCACCGTCGAGGTCGAGGCGTTCTGTTCGTGGTCGGCATGCAGCGTGAAAATCCGGTCCATCGCGCGGGCCAGGATCGGATCGACGGTGTGTTCCTCGGCCGGGACGGAGAAGCACATGTGCAGGAAGTTCGCCGCGTAATCCAGGTCGTTGCGCGGATAGACGAACGGTTGGCCGATCGAATACTTGTAGGCCATCGCGGCGATGGTCGGCACCTTGGCGATCAGGCGGATCGCGGCGACCTCGCGCTGCCAGGCGTCGGTGATGTCGGTGCTGTCATGATAGAAGGCAGACATCGCGCCGACCACGCCGACCATCGTCGCCATCGGGTGGGCATCGCGCCGGAAGCCGCGGAAGAAGTTGTGCATCTGCTCATGCACCATGGTGTGCCGCGTCACCGTCGTCTCGAACTTCTCCAGCTCGGCGGCCGAGGGCAATTCGCCGTAAAGAAGGAGGTAGCAGACCTCCAGATAATGCGATTTGGCGGCCAGTTGCCCGATCGGATAGCCGCGGTGCAGCAAAACGCCTTCCTCGCCATCGATGAAGGTGATGGCGCTCTCGCAGGACGCCGTCGACGTGAAACCGGGATCGTAGGTGAAGACGCCCGCGCCGGCATAGAGTTTGCGGATATCGACGACGTCCGGACCGGCGGACGGCGAGAGCACCGGCAAATCATGGCTCTGCCCGTCAAGGGTCAGGGTCGCGGTCTTGTTCGTATCAGCCATGTCGGTCCTTTCCGAAGGGCCGCAGGCCAATCGGCCATGCAACCTGTTGATCTTGCGCGACATCCCGGTCGCATTCGGCGGCATGCCGCCAAGCGGGGCACGGTCAGTCCGCCGCGTCCCGCTCCGCCGCATCCGAAATCCGGGCCAGCGTTTCATCGGGCCCGAGAACGATCATCATGTCGAAGACGCTGGGGGTGGCCGTCCGTCCGGCGATCGCGGCCCGAAGCGGCCCCGCGATCTTGCCGAGCCCCAGCCCCCGGGACTGGGCCAAATCACCCACGACGGCCTCGAGCACATCCCGCGACCAGCTAGCATTACGCAGGTGCGGCGTCAATTCTGCCAGCAATTCGCGTCCGTCCGGGTCGAGGGCCTTGGCGGCCTTCTCGTCGGGCAGGATCGGCCGTTCCGCCAGGACGAAGCGGGCCCGGTCGAGAAGCTGGGGCAGGGTGCGGCTCGCCTCCTTGACCAGGGGGATGGCCCGGGCCAGCGCAGCCCGGTCGATAGGGGCACCGCCCACGCGGTCGTTCCAGTCGAGCGTCGCCGCCAGGACCTCGTCATCCGTCATCGCGCTGAGATGTTGTCCCGACAGGTTCTCCAGCTTCTTCAGGTCCAGCCGCGCCGGCGCGCGCCCGATCCCGTCGAGGTCGAACCATTCGCGGGCCTGCACATCTTCGAAGAACTCGTCGTCCCCATGGCTCCAGCCCAGTCGCGCCAGATAGTTGCGCAGGGCTTGCGCGGGGAACCCCATTTCGGCGTATTCCTCGACACCCAGCGCGCCATGGCGTTTGGACAGCTTCTTGCCATCGGCCCCGTGGATCAACGGGATATGGGCCCAAACCGGATGCGGCCATGCCATCGCGTCGTAGATCTGGGCCTGGCGGGCGGCGTTGTTCAGGTGGTCGTCGCCCCGGATCACATGGGTCACGCCCATGTCGTGGTCATCGACCACGACCGCCAGCATATAGGTCGGCGTCCCGTCGGAGCGGAGCAGGACCATGTCGTCGAGCTGGTCATTCCGCGTGCGCACCTCACCCTGGACGGCATCTGCGATGACGGTCGTCCCATCGCGCGGGGTTTTCAGGCGGATGACGGACGGGGCGTCGGGGTGGGTTGCCGGGTCGGCATCGCGCCATGGGCTCTGGAAGAGCGTCGAGCGCCCCTCGGTCCGCGCCGCCTCGCGGGAGGCCTCGATCTCGTCCTGGGTGGCGAAGCAGCGATAGGCGCGCCCGGCATCGACCATCCGGTGCGCCACCTCGACATGCCGGGCCGCGTTCGCCGCCTGGCTCACCGGCTCGCCGTCCCAATCGAGCCCGAGCCAGGACAATCCGTCGAAGATGGCTTGCGTCGCCGCTTCCGACGACCTTGCCCGGTCCGTGTCCTCGATGCGCAGCAGGAAACGCCCGCCCCGACCCCGCGCGTACAGCCAATTGAACAACGCCGTCCGAGCGCCCCCGATATGCAGGTATCCGGTCGGAGAGGGCGCGAAGCGCGTGACGATCTGATCGGCGGTCATGGCGTCCTCGAAAACGGCGACGATGGCGCGTTCGGGTTAACGATTTGTAAACCCGGCCGCGCCTAGCTTCGCGCGGTTGATAGGCAGCACCGCAGCGGAGGGCAAGGATGCACCCGGTTGACGCCGCGCCCGCCCCGGGGCTCCGCGCCTCGCGCGTCGTGGCGGCATGCCAGGGGATCCGTGGCCACAGGCTGCCCTGGTTCGCCCTTGCCCTCGGGACGGGCGTAGGCCTCTATTTCGCGCTGCCGGTCGAACCGGACGGTGCCACGACGGCGGCCATCGCGGCGGCGGCGGTCGCGCTTTGCGTGCTGGCCTGGCTCGGGCGTGGCGGGGCGGGATTGCTGGCCTTGCTAGGCGCCGTCCTCCTCGGGGGCATGCTGGTCGCGCAAGTGCGCAGTGTCATCGTGTCCGGGCCGGTGCTGGAATACCGCTACTACGGCGCGGTCGAGGGGCGGATCGTCCGCATCGACAGGTCCGCATCCGGGGCCATGCGCCTGACGCTGGATCGGGTCCGCCTCGACCGCATGGCGCCGGGGCGCACGCCGCACCGTGTCCGCATCTCGCTGCAAGACGAAACCGGGGTCGCGCCACGGCCCGGCCTGCGCGTGATGACGACCGGGCATCTTTCGCCGCCGGCCGGACCGACCGAACCGGGCGGCTTCGACTTTCAGCGGCATGCCTGGTTTCAGGGGCTGGGCGCCATCGGCTACGGGCGCATCCCGCTGATGCAGGCCGAGGCGCCGTCCGGAGGCACCGCCCTGCTGGTCGCGCGGGTTCGCACCGCGATTGCCGAAGGGCTGCGCGACCGCCTGCCGGGGCAGTCCGGTCAGGTCGCGGCGGCCATTACGACCGGGGATCGCGGCGGCCTTTCCAAGGAGGTGACGGAAGCCCTCCGCGCGTCGAACCTGGCGCATCTATTGGCGATTTCGGGCCTGCATATGGGCCTGCTCGTGGGCTTCGTCTTTTGGGTCGTCCGGGGCGGTCTGGCCCTTATCCCTACGCTCGCACTGCGCTATCCGACCCGCGCATGGGCTGCCGCCGTGGCCCTGCCGTTCGCGCTCGCCTACCTTTTCCTGTCGGGCGGCAGCGTGGCGACGCAGCGCGCCTTCGTGATGGCGGCCGTGATGCTCGGGGCCATCCTCGTCGGATCGCGGGCCCTGTCGATCCGCAGCGTGGCGATCGCCGCGATCCTGGTTCTGCTGTGGCGGCCCGAAAGCCTGACGGGCCCGGGCTTCCAGATGTCCTTTGCCGCCACGGGTGCGCTGGTCCTGGTGTTCGGGGCCATCTCGCGCGGTGGCCGGGGGCGCTGGCTGCGCGGTTGGCGGGGCGCATTTCTCTCGCTTCTGCTCTCTTCGCTGGTCGCCGGTGCGGCGACCGCACCATTCGCGGCGCTCCATTTCAACCGGGTGGGCCAGTTCGGCGTGCTGGCGAACCTTTTGGCGGTGCCGGCGATGGGCACGGTTGTGATGCCTGCGTTGCTGCTCTCGCTGCTGCTATGGCCATTGGGGCTCGAGGCGCTGCCCCTCGCCATCGCCGGCCGCGGGATCGAATGGATCCTGCAGGTCGCGGACTGGATCGCGACGATGCCCGGCGCGCTGCGACCGATCGCGGCGCCGTCCTGGTACGTCCTGCCGTTGCTGGGGCTCGCGGCGGGTCTGCTGGGCGCGGCACGCGGTCCCACGGTTCGCTCGCTCTCCGTCGCATGCCTCGTGGCGGCGGCGGTGCTCTGGGCTCGGACGCCACGGCCGGCGATGCTGATATCGGACGACGCCCGGCTCGTCGGCGTCATGGTGCGAGAAGGGCGTTGGCTCAGCCGCGACAGCGGGGCCGGGTTCGTGGCCGACGCCTGGCTGGAGAACGACGGCGATTTGACCACGCAGGAGGAGGCCGCCGCCCGCCAGCCGCCTGGAAGGGGCGACCTGCCGTTCGCACTGATCGTGGCGCGCCGGAAATCCGAACTGGAAGACGCGCTGCATGCCTGTCGCCAGGATGCCGACGCGTGGCTGATCTCGGCCACCGAGATCCCCCGGCAAGACATTCCATGTCGCGTGTTCGATCCGACCCGGACTGCGCGAACCGGAGCCATTGCCGTGGACATCCTGCCGGATGGGGGCCCTGTCCTAAGAACCGCGCGCGACCTGCAGGGCGATCGTCCCTGGGTTCCCAAGCTGAAGGAATGGTGAAGGGCAAACGCCGGCGCCCTTGCGCGATGCCCGCTTCTAATAGCTGCGGATCAGGCCCACCAATCGGCCCTGGATACGCACCTGATCCTCGCGCAGGACACGGGTCTCATAGGCCTTGTTGGCCGCTTCGAGCGCGATCATCCCGTTGGTCCGCCGATACCTTTTCAATGTCGCCTCGTGACCGTCGACAAGCGCCACGACGATGTCGCCATTGTCGGCGCTGCCCTGCTCCCGGATCACGACGACGTCGCCGTCATTGATCCCCGCGTCGATCATCGAATCGCCGCGAACTTCCAGCGCATAGTGGTCGCCGCCCCGGTCGAGCATCTGACCCGGCACCGCCACGTGATGCGAAACTTCGCTGATCGCCTCGATCGGAACGCCGGCGGCGATCCTGCCCATCACGGGCAGCTCACGCGCGTCGATCTGCACCGGCATGGCCCGAACGGGCGGCGCCGGGGTCGGCCCGTCCCCCTCGATCACGCGGGGAACGAACGTCGCCTTGCCACCCATGTCCTCAGGGAGCTTGGTGATCTCGATCGCCCGCGCCCGGTGGGCCAGCCTGCGGATAAACCCGCGCTCCTCCAAGGCTGTGATAAGCCGGTGGATGCCCGATTTGGATCGCAGATCCAGCGCGTCCTTCATCTCGTCGAAGGAGGGGGGCACGCCGTCACGCTGCACCCGCTTGTGAATGAAGGCCAAAAGGTCGCGCTGCTTCCGCGTGAGCATGTTCCGATATCCCGTTCGATGGCCGCGGATCGGCGGCCTCACACGCAATGTTCTAGAAAGGTTCCCGTTTTGTGTCAACGCGCGGCTGCCGTCCTGCGCGGGGGCAATCGACGCTATCGTGGCAACGGGATCACATCGACGGGATCCCCTGCAGCAAGGGCCGGATCATTCGGCGGACGGCGGATCAAGACGTCGGATCGCGCAAGTACCGAAAGAAGGCTGCTGTCCTGCCGGTCTTCGGCCTCGCAGCCTCCATTGGTTCGACGGCCGCGCATGTAATGCGCGCGCGGGCCGTTCGCCGGGAGGGGTGCGGTCAAAGACAGTGTCTCGACCTGAGGTAGATGGGGCAGGCCCTGCATCCGTTCCAGCATCGGCGACATGAAGATGACGCCGCAAACCATTGCAGATACCGGATTTCCTGGAAGGCCCAGCACGGCCGACGCCCCGATCCGTCCCGCGAGGAGCGGCTTGCCTGGCCGCATGGCGACCTTGTGGAATGACAGGTCCATGCCGGCCCCCGCCATGGTTTCCGCGACGAGATCATGATCGCCGACGGATGCGCCGCCGATGGTCACCAAGAGATCGCAGCCCGCAGACAGATCCAGCGCCAGACGCAGGCTGTCGCCGCGATCCCGCGCGATGGGCAGCAACCGTGGCGTGCATCCCAAGGATCCGACCATTGCGGCCAGGCCGTAGCCGTTCGACGCCGTGATTTGGCCGGGGCGGAGATCCGACCCGGGCTGGCACAGTTCGTCCCCGGTCATCAGGATCGCAACAGTCGGGCGCCGCGAAACCTGGACGGACCGATGTCCCATGGCCGCGATCAGCGCGATGTCGCGGCTGTTCAGGCGGCGAGATGCGGACAGGACCGCGTCGGCCGAAAAATCGCCGCCTCGGGGCCGGATGTGCCGGGCCGTTCCGACATCGCAGCGCAGGACGATCCCGTCTCCGTCGGGCGCGACATCCTCCTGCATGACGACGCGGCGTGCCCCTTCCGGCACGGCCGCACCGGTGAAGATGCGGACCGTCGCATCCCCGCTCAGCGTGCCGTCGAACGGATGGCCGGCCGCCACCTCGCCGATCACGCGAAACCGGTCGCCGGCGCGCGGCGCATCCGTGGCGATGGCGTATCCGTCCATGGCCGAGGCGGCGAAAGGCGGCTGTGCGTGCCGGGCTCGGACCTCGCGGCGCAGAACACGGCCATTGGCGCGTTCGAGCGGCACCTCTTCGGCGTCCAACGGTTCGACGAGCGCCAGCAGCCGCGCCGTCGCCTCCTCGACCGAGATCACGTGCCCGGCGCCGTCCAGTCGCCCGACTTTCCGCCGGCCTTCGACAGAAGGCGGATCGCGCCGATTTCCATGTCCTTTTGGATCGCCTTGGCCATGTCGTAGATCGTCAGGCATGCGACGGATACCGCCGTCATCGCCTCCATCTCCACCCCGGTGCGCCCGGTCGTGGCGACCGTCGCCCGGACGCGCAGGCCTGGCAGGTCGTCATCCGGCAGGATGTCAATCGCGACGCGGTCCAGGGGCAGGGGGTGGCAGAGCGGGATCAGATCGGCCGTGCGTTTCGCCCCCATGATCCCGGCCAGCCGCGCGACGCCGATCACGTCCCCCTTGGCCGCGCTCCCCGTTCGTATGGCGGCGAGCGTCTCGGGAGACATCCTGACATGGCCTTCGGCACGGGCCTCGCGTGCGGTGACGGCCTTGCCGGACACATCGACCATATGCGCGGCGCCGGTCTCGTCGAAATGCGTCAGGCCGGTCATGGGTTGGCCGACAGCGGGGTCGCCAGTAGGTCGCGCGTCGCCGTCGCGACGTCCGACTGGCGCATCAGGCTTTCCCCGATCAGGAAGCAGCGGACGCCGTGCCGGGCCACCTCCTCCAGTTCCTCCGGGGTGTTCAGGCCGGACTCCGACACCAGCAGCCTGTCGTCCGGGGCGCGGCGGGACAGATCGTGGGTCACCTGGAGATCGGTGACGAAGGTATTGAGATCGCGGTTGTTGATGCCGAGCAGGCGCGACTCGAGCCTGGTGGCGCGTTCGAGTTCCGCCTGGTTGTGCACCTCGATCAGCGCGTCCATGCCCCAGTCGAAGGCAGCCGATTCCAGCTCGGCGGCCTGTCCGTCCGAGACGCTGGCCATGATGATCAGGATGCAGTCCGCGCCCAGTGCCCGGCTTTCCGCCACCTGCCATGGATCGTAGAGGAAATCCTTGCGCAACACCGGCAAATCCACCGCGGCCCGAGCGGCGACCAGGTATGCGTCGTCGCCCTGGAACGATGGACCGTCGGTCAGGACCGACAGGCAGGTCGCGCCCCCGTCGGCATAGGCGCGGGCCAGCGCGGGCGGATCGAAGTCGGCACGGATCAGCCCCTTGGACGGGCTTGCCTTCTTGATCTCGGCGATCAGACCGTAGCCCGCGATCGATGCGCGGTGAAGCGCACCGGCAAAGGGGCGAACGGCGGGCGCGGCGCGGGCGTCCTCCTCGACCGCGGCAAGGTCGCGGGCCGTTTTGCGCGCGGCCACGTCCTCCAGCTTGTAGGCCTTGATGCGGTCCAGGATCGTGGGCGTGCTCATTCGGCCTCCGAGGTGATGCGGGCGAGCGCCTCGACCTTGCCCTTGGCCGCGCCGCTGTCGATCGCCTCGGCCGCGATTTCGGCGCCGGTCCGAAGATCGGCCGCCCGGTCCGCGATCACGAGGGCGGCGGCGGCGTTCAGGAGCACGGCGTCGCGATAGGCGCCCTTCGCACCGTCCAGCAATGCGGCAAGGGCGCGGCCGTTTTCCTCCGGCGTGCCGCCCAGGATGTCGGCGAAGCGGTGAACGGGCAGGCCGGCCTCCTCGGGGTGCACCTCCCGCGCGGTGATGCGGTCGCCGTCGAGCACCGCGACCTGCGAGACGGCGGAGATCGAGAGTTCGTCCGTGCCGTCGCCGCCATGCACCAGCCATGCCTTCTCGCTGCCGAGTTGCTGCAGCGTTTCGGCCATCGGGAAGATCAGATCGGGCGCGAAGGCGCCGGTCAGCTGACGTTTCACGCCGGCGGGGTTGGTCAGGGGACCGAGGATGTTGAAAATGGTCTTGCAGCCCAGTTCCTGGCGAACCGGCATGACCACCGCCACGGCGGGATGATGGATCGGGGCCATCATGAAGGCGATGCCGATCTCGGCCAGCGCACGTTCGACCACGTCGACATCGACCATGACATCGATGCCGACCTGTCCCAGCGCATCGGCCGCACCCGATTTCGACGACAGGTTGCGGTTGCCGTGCTTGGCGATGGTCACACCGGCCCCGGCGACCACGAAGGCCGCCGCGGTGGAAATATTCAGCGTGCCCATCCCGTCGCCACCGGTGCCGACGATGTCGATCGCCCCCTCAGGCGCGCGCACGGCGCGGCAGCGGGCCCGCATCGCGGCGGCGGCGGCGGCGTATTCGGACACCGACTCGCCTCGCGCGCGAAGCGCCATCAGAAGGCCGCCGATCTGCGCGGGGGTCGCATTGCCCTGGAACAGTTCGGCAAAGGCGGCTTCGGCCTGGGTGCGCGAAAGCGGGCCCTCGGATGCCGCGAAGATCAGCGGCTTCATCGCGTCGCTCATGATCAGGCGGCCTCGGCGGCGGGCATCAGGTCGAGGAAGTTGCCCAGCAATGCGTGACCATGCTCGGAGGCGATGCTCTCGGGGTGAAACTGCACGCCGTGGATCGGCAGGTCGCGGTGGCGAAGGCCCATGATCGTGCCGTCCGCGAGCGCGGCGTTCACGATCAGCGTCTCGGGCAGGCCGGTCCGCGCAACGATGAGCGAGTGATAGCGCGTCGCGTCGAACGCCCCCGGCAGCCCCGCGAACACGCCCGAGCCGTCGTTTTCCATCCGGCCGAGCTTGCCATGCACGATCTCGCCCGCGCGGACGACGCGTCCGCCGAAGGCCTGGCCGATCGCCTGGTGGCCCAGGCAGACACCCAGCAGGGGCGTCCGCGTCTCGGCACAGGCCGTCACCATGGCCAGGCAAATGCCGGCCTGATCCGGATCGCAGGGCCCGGGCGACAGAAGAACGCCCGCCGGGCGCATCGCCATGGCCGCCTGCACGTCGACGGCGTCATTGCGCACCACGCGGACATCGGCACCCTGTTCGGCGACATAGTGGACGAGGTTCCAGGTGAAGCTGTCGTAATTGTCGATCAGCAGAAGCAAGCCCATCCCTCCCTCGCGGTCGCGGCAAGGGGTGTGACAACCCCATCGTCGCGTTATACGAAGAGGAAAGGCCCGGGGAAAGGGTCGAGGCAGGGCAATGAGGTATCGGGAATGCTGAAAGGCGTTTTGCTTGGGTCGGTCAGTGGCCTGGCGTTGTCGGGCCTGCTGGTCGTGGCGGTTTCTCTGCTCGCGCCACCGCCGAAATCGCCGGTGGATCGTCCGGTCGCGGCGCAGCCTTCGGCCCCCGTCCTGCGCGACCAAGCCGAGGTGGCGCCCCGCAAGCCGGACCCGCTGCCCGCCCGCGAAACTCCGCCCGCGACAGCCGGGGAGGTCGCGACGCCCGAAGACACAGCGCCCACTGTGGAGATCGTTCCGATCGCACCCGCCGCGCCCGAGGCGGAGCCGGAGACCGAGATGGCCGACGCTCCGCCCGCGCCCGCGCCGGTGGAGCGCGAAGTGGAAGACGCCGGAACGGAGGTTGCCGCCGCCGTGCCGTTGCCGTCGGGCAGCGAGTTCAATCGGCCGCCGGAGGATGTCGCCATCGTCGCGCCACGGACCGAGGATGCTCCGCGCGCCGTGCCGCTGACGGATCGGGGGCGGCCGGACCTGTCCGTCGCCGAAGCCCCAGCGCCCGAGACCGCGAGCGCCACCCAGCCGCAGGCGGGTCAGATCGCGGGCTTCGGCGCCGCGCCGCAGGTCGGCGTCGCGCCGATCCTGCCTGCCCGGCCGGAGGAGGGGGCACCGCGAACCTTTGGCGAAGTGGGCAGCATTCAGGACATCGAGGTGACCGAGGAACTGGAAGAAGACGGCCGCCGCGTGGTCGTCACGACGACGGTCCCCTCCGCGCCGGCCCCCGCGACCGAGCCCGAAGCCGAGCCCGAAACCGAGGTCGCGACGGACACCGCCCCGTCCGCCGAGGCGGAGACGGAGGCCCCGGCGGAGCCTGCCATCGCGGAGGTTTCAACCGAAGAAGACGCCGCGGATGCGGAGGACGTCGCGGGGGCGGAGGACGCCGTGCCGGATGTCGATGCCCCGGATGCGTCGTCCGACGAGGACATCGCCGGGTCGACGACCGAACAGGAAGTCGCCCAGGCCGAACCGCGCCGGTCGGCGCCCATCTCTCTGGTCGAGGATGCGGACGTCGTCGTGCCGCCCGAGGAGGAGCGCGCGCCGGAGGTCGAGGAGGAGGCCGAACCGATCATGCCGCGTCGCCTCGTCCTCGACAGCGAACGCGCCGTCGAGGCGGAGGACGCGACCGAGGCCGTCGCGGATGCGGAACCGGCGCAGCCCCGGCCCGTGCTCGAGACGCAGGCCGCGACCTTCGAGAACACGGCCGACCTGCCGCGCCTGTCCATCGTCCTGATCCACGACCCCGATCTGGGCGTCGACATCCAGAGCCTCGCGGCGCTGGAATTTCCCGTGACCTTCGCCCTCGATCCGACCTTGCCGGGCGCCGAGGCGGCGGCGAAGGCCTATCGCGCCGCCGGACACGAGGTCGTCCTGCGGGGCGAGGCCCTGTCACCCGGCGGGTCCGCGCAGGATATCGAGGTCGCCTTCACCGCCGCGCGCGCCGCCGTTCCCCAGGCGCTGGGTGTATTGGACACGCCCGAAGGCGGCTTCGCGCGCGACCGCGACGCGCTGGACGCGCTGCTGCGACCCCTGTCCGAGGCGGGAATGGGGTTCGTGGCCTATCCCGAGGGTCTGAACTCCGGTGTAACGCGTGCCCGGCGGGAGGGCGTGTCCGCCACGACCCTGTACCGCGAACTCGACGCCGAGGACGAACGCGCGCCGGTCATCACCCGTTATCTGGACCGCGCGACGTTCGAAGCGGTGCAGGACGGGGCCGCCGTGGTCGTTGGGCGCACGAGCCCCGAAACGATCACGGCCCTCTATTCCTGGCGGTTGGGCGCGCGCGCGGAGACCGTCGCCCCGGCGCCGCTGTCGACCGTGTTGCGGGATGGCGACGGCTGACGCTCAACTCGCCGTGTCTGGCAATTCGATCCGCGCGACCTGCTCGGCGATGGGTTCGACCGACAGGGGATGCGTCTCGTCGACATGGGCCACGGGATTGCCGATCGGCTGCCACTGGCGGTTCTTGAAGATCTCGAGCGCCGAGAAATGCGCCTTGTAGCCCATCTTGGGCGAGCCGGGCACCCAATAGCCGAGATAGACATAAGGCAGCTGCGCCTCGCGCGCGATTTGCAGATGGTCGAGAATGATCTGCGTTCCCAGGCTGTCCGACGGGCAATCCGGGTCGTAGAAGGAATAGACCATCGACAGCCCGTCATCGAGCACGTCCGTCAGGCAGACGGCGCGCAGGGCGGGTGCGTCGCCGGTATCCTGGGGGCGGTCGTCCCAGTACTCGATCACGCGGGTGCGGACCGGCGTCTCCTCGATCATGGCGGCGAATTCGAAGATGTCCATGTCGGCCATGCCGCCATTAGCGTGACGCGCGTTCAGATAGCGACGGAACAGGGCGAACTGCTCCTCGGTGGCCCAGGGCGACGTCACTTCGCGCCGCAGGTGCCGGTTGCGCGCCAGCGTCTTGCGCTGCGACCGCGTCGGCCTGAAGTCGGCAACCCGGATCCGC
Proteins encoded in this window:
- the trpD gene encoding anthranilate phosphoribosyltransferase; translation: MSDAMKPLIFAASEGPLSRTQAEAAFAELFQGNATPAQIGGLLMALRARGESVSEYAAAAAAMRARCRAVRAPEGAIDIVGTGGDGMGTLNISTAAAFVVAGAGVTIAKHGNRNLSSKSGAADALGQVGIDVMVDVDVVERALAEIGIAFMMAPIHHPAVAVVMPVRQELGCKTIFNILGPLTNPAGVKRQLTGAFAPDLIFPMAETLQQLGSEKAWLVHGGDGTDELSISAVSQVAVLDGDRITAREVHPEEAGLPVHRFADILGGTPEENGRALAALLDGAKGAYRDAVLLNAAAALVIADRAADLRTGAEIAAEAIDSGAAKGKVEALARITSEAE
- a CDS encoding polysaccharide deacteylase family 2 protein; the encoded protein is MLKGVLLGSVSGLALSGLLVVAVSLLAPPPKSPVDRPVAAQPSAPVLRDQAEVAPRKPDPLPARETPPATAGEVATPEDTAPTVEIVPIAPAAPEAEPETEMADAPPAPAPVEREVEDAGTEVAAAVPLPSGSEFNRPPEDVAIVAPRTEDAPRAVPLTDRGRPDLSVAEAPAPETASATQPQAGQIAGFGAAPQVGVAPILPARPEEGAPRTFGEVGSIQDIEVTEELEEDGRRVVVTTTVPSAPAPATEPEAEPETEVATDTAPSAEAETEAPAEPAIAEVSTEEDAADAEDVAGAEDAVPDVDAPDASSDEDIAGSTTEQEVAQAEPRRSAPISLVEDADVVVPPEEERAPEVEEEAEPIMPRRLVLDSERAVEAEDATEAVADAEPAQPRPVLETQAATFENTADLPRLSIVLIHDPDLGVDIQSLAALEFPVTFALDPTLPGAEAAAKAYRAAGHEVVLRGEALSPGGSAQDIEVAFTAARAAVPQALGVLDTPEGGFARDRDALDALLRPLSEAGMGFVAYPEGLNSGVTRARREGVSATTLYRELDAEDERAPVITRYLDRATFEAVQDGAAVVVGRTSPETITALYSWRLGARAETVAPAPLSTVLRDGDG
- a CDS encoding arginyltransferase, whose protein sequence is MRHSLPLTPQFYVTAPQSCPYIDGRRERKLFTALQGSGAVALNDKLSKQGFRRSQNVLYRPSCADCTACLSARIRVADFRPTRSQRKTLARNRHLRREVTSPWATEEQFALFRRYLNARHANGGMADMDIFEFAAMIEETPVRTRVIEYWDDRPQDTGDAPALRAVCLTDVLDDGLSMVYSFYDPDCPSDSLGTQIILDHLQIAREAQLPYVYLGYWVPGSPKMGYKAHFSALEIFKNRQWQPIGNPVAHVDETHPLSVEPIAEQVARIELPDTAS
- a CDS encoding aminodeoxychorismate/anthranilate synthase component II, yielding MLLLIDNYDSFTWNLVHYVAEQGADVRVVRNDAVDVQAAMAMRPAGVLLSPGPCDPDQAGICLAMVTACAETRTPLLGVCLGHQAIGQAFGGRVVRAGEIVHGKLGRMENDGSGVFAGLPGAFDATRYHSLIVARTGLPETLIVNAALADGTIMGLRHRDLPIHGVQFHPESIASEHGHALLGNFLDLMPAAEAA